The Burkholderia cepacia genomic interval GTTGAACAGGTTGTTGCCGATCAGGATCACGCTGAGCAGCAGGTCAGTGCGCGTCAGCAGCCCCTGCGTGGTTTTCGCGCCGAGCGCGCCCTGGCCGGCGAGATGCTTCAGCCGATGGCGATTGAGCGCCATCATCGCGGTCTCGGAAATGGAAAAGAAGCTGGAACAGAGGAGAAGCAGGAAGACGGCGCCGATTTGCGCCCATAAGGGAATTTGGTCCACGCGTTGGAAGAGGCAGTGAAGGACAGGGATGGAGGGAATATAGCAGAGGCCGGTGGCAGGGGCGTGTCGCGCCGGCGGCACGGGTTGCGCGGCGCGCAGGCAAAAAAAAACCGTGCACATGGTGCACGGTTTTTTCAAAATCTGGTCGGGGTGAGAGGATTCGAACCTCCGGCCTCTACGTCCCGAACGTAGCGCTCTACCAGGCTAAGCTACACCCCGATTTATACTCTTCCGATTTCGCTGTCTTCTTCAAGATCGCTGCGTCGTCGAGCAAGAACATAACTATAACAGCGCTTTTTCTGAAATGGAATACCTTGGTGAAAATATTTTTTGAATCGTGTGTCCGCAGCGCGCTCAGGACTGCCGCGACGTCGAGTAAGCGCACAGCGCGAGCAGGCTTTCCTTGTAGATCGAATCGGGGAATGCGGCGATCGCTGCCGCTGCCGCCTGCGCTTCCTGGCGCGCGCATTCGAGCGTGTGATCCAGTGCGCCCGAGCGCGTGATTGCTTCGAAAATCGTGTCGAAGCGATCGGTGCCGCCCTGTTCGATCGCCTCGCGTGCCAGCGCTGCCTGCTCGGGCGTGCCGCGCTCGATCAGATAGATCAGCGGCAGTGTCGGCTTGCCTTCGCGGAGATCGTCGCCGGCATTCTTGCCCATTGCCTCGACGGTGCCCGCGTAGTCGAGCCAGTCGTCCATGATCTGGAATGCGGTGCCGATCCGGCGGCCGTATTCGGCGGCGGCGGCCTCGGTCGGCGCATCGGCGCCCGCGAGCACCGCGCCCAGGCGTGCCGATGCCTCGAACAGCTTGGCCGTCTTGTAGCGGATCACCTGCATGTAGCGCGTTTCGTCGACGTCCGCGTCGTGCATGTTGAGGAGCTGCAGCACCTCGCCTTCGGAAATGATCGTCGTCGCTTCGGACAGGATCTCCATCACGCGCATCTTGCCGACGCCCACCATCATTTCGAACGAGCGCGAATAGAGGTAGTCGCCTACCAGCACGCTCGCCGCGTTGCCGAACAGCGCATTGGCGGTCTGGCGGCCGCGGCGCAGTTCGGATTCGTCGACGACGTCGTCGTGCAGCAGCGTGGCCGTGTGGATGAACTCGACGACGGCGGCCAGCACGTGCCGCTGGTGCGACGTCTCGCCGAGTGCGCCGGCGACGAGCAGCAGCAACGCCGGGCGCAGCCGCTTGCCGCCCGCGCCGATGATGTACTCGGCGATCTGGTTGATCAACAGCACGTCGGACGCGAGGCTTTGCCGGATAACGCGATTCACCTGCTCCATGTCGCTGGTGATCGGAGCGAGCAGGTGGGCGGCGCTGAGGGTGGGGGAGGCGGTGGACGACGACATGATGATGGAATTGGGTGATGCGGCGGATTATAAGTCGAATCCGCCGCATCCCGGTCTGTCGCGCGCGCCGCGGGCACGATTTTGGCCATCCGGCCGAGGGAACGGCGCGGCAATCGTCGATCGGTTTTGACTTCGGTGCTAACCCCATGTATAATCACGTGTTTTCCGCGCGTGGTGTGCGGAAAAATTGGATCCAGAGTGAGGTTCTCAATGTACGCGGTCATAAAAACCGGCGGCAAGCAGTACAAGGTTGCCGTTGGCGAAAAACTCAAAGTAGAACAGATACCGGCTGACATTGACGCTGAAATCACGCTCGACCAGGTTCTCGCAGTGGGCGAAGGCGAATCGATTAAGTTCGGTACGCCGCTGGTCAGTGGGGCTTCCGTCAAGGCCACCGTTGTGTCGCACGGTCGTCATGCCAAGGTCACCATCTTCAAGATGCGTCGCCGGAAGCACTACCAAAAGCACGGCGGCCACCGCCAGAACTACACTGAGCTGCGCATCGACGCGATCAACGCGTAAGCGCCTCGGTAAAGGAGCAATCAGATGGCACACAAAAAGGCAGGCGGCTCTTCCCGGAACGGCCGCGACTCCGAGTCGAAACGTCTCGGCGTGAAAGTGTACGGCGGCCAGGCAATCAATGCCGGCGGCATCATCGTGCGTCAGCGCGGTACGCGCATGCACGCAGGCGAGAACGTCGGCATGGGCAAGGATCACACCCTGTTCGCGCTGGTCGACGGTCACGTCAAGTTCGCGACGAAGGGCGCGGACAAGAAGCATCTGGTCATCGTCGTCCCGGCGGCTGCCTAAGTTCAGGCACCCACGGGCTTCGTAGCCGAAAGGCCCCGCAGTCTTCGCGGGGCCTTTTTTTATTTGGCCGCCGGGCGCATGCGCGTTCCGGCGACCGTTGCGCAACCGGCGTACGATCGGCCGAACGGCAGATTGTTCAAGCGCGCCGGCGCGCGGCACAATAGCGGAAATACTGGGCGGAGTGACGAATGAAGTTCATTGACGAAGCACGAATCGAAGTCATCGCCGGCGACGGAGGCGATGGCAGTGCGTCGATGCGCCGCGAGAAATTCGTCCCGTTCGGCGGGCCGGACGGCGGCGACGGCGGTCGGGGCGGCAGCGTGTACGCGATCGCCGACCGCAACATCAACACGCTGATCGACTACCGTTACGCGAAGAAGCATCTGGCGCGCAACGGCGAAAACGGGCGAGGCTCGGATTGCTACGGCAAGGGCGGCGACGACGTCACGCTGCGCATGCCGGTCGGCACGATCATCAGCGACATGGATACCGGCGAGCTGATCGCCGACCTGACCGAGCACGACCAGCAGGTGATGCTTGCGCAGGGCGGTGCCGGCGGGCTCGGCAACCTGCATTTCAAGTCGAGCACGAACCGCGCGCCGCGCCAGAAGACGGACGGCAAGCCCGGCGAGCGTCGCATGCTGAAGCTCGAGCTGAAGGTGCTCGCCGATGTCGGCCTGCTCGGCATGCCGAACGCAGGCAAGTCGACGTTCATCTCGTCGGTGTCGAATGCGCGGCCGAAGATCGCCGACTACCCGTTCACGACGCTTGCGCCGAATCTCGGCGTGGTGCGGGTCGGCCCGAGCAAGAGCTTCGTGATTGCCGACATCCCGGGGCTGATCGAGGGCGCCGCCGAAGGCGCGGGCCTCGGCCATCAATTCCTGCGCCACCTGCAGCGCACCGGCGTGCTGCTGCACCTGGTCGATCTCGCGCCGTTCGACGAAAGCGTCGATCCGGTTGCGGAAGCGACGGCGATCGTCGGCGAACTGCGCAAGTACGACGAGGCGCTCTACGAGAAGCCGCGCTGGCTCGTGCTCAACAAGCTCGACATGGTGCCGGAAGACGAGCGCGAGGCGCGCGTCGCGGATTTCCTCGAGCGCTTCGAGTGGGACGGCCCGGTGTTCGAGATCTCGGCACTGACGGGCCAGGGCTGTGAAGCACTGTGCTACGCGATCTACGACTACCTCTCCGAACATTCGGACGCGCATCGCGCGGCGGAGGCGGAAGATCTCGCGGCGGACGTACGTTTCCGCGACACGCCCGCGCGCGACGGGCAGACGGCATCGGACGCCGACGCCTGAGCGGCGGGTGCGCGCCGGGCGCGAGCCGCCCGGCGCCGGCGTTCAGTCGCGCCCGGCCGGGCAGGCATCAGATACAGGAGACAGTGCAGGATGCGTTCGATCATCGCGGATTCGAAGCGATTGGTGGTGAAGGTGGGCTCCAGCCTCGTGACCAACGACGGCAAGGGGCTCGATCATGCTGCAATCGGCCGCTGGGCGGCCCAGATCGCCGCGCTGCGCGCCCAGGGCAAGGAAGTCGTGCTCGTCAGCTCGGGCGCGATTGCCGAAGGGATGCAGCGGCTCGGCTGGAGCAAGCGGCCGCGGGAAATCGACGAGTTGCAGGCGGCCGCTGCAGTCGGCCAGATGGGGCTCGCGCAGGTCTACGAGAGCCGCTTCACCGAACACGACATCCGCACCGCGCAGATCCTGCTGACGCATGCCGACCTGGCGGACCGCGAGCGCTACCTGAATGCGCGATCGACGCTGCTGACGCTGCTGCGGCTCGGCGTCGTACCGATCATCAACGAGAACGACACGGTCGTCACCGATGAAATCAAGTTCGGCGACAACGACACGCTCGGCGCGCTCGTTGCAAACCTGATCGAGGGCGATGCGCTGATCATCCTGACCGACCAGTCGGGGCTGTTTACGGCCGATCCGCGCAAGGATCCGAACGCGACGCTCGTCGCGGAAGCGAATGCGGGCGCGCCGGAACTCGAGGCGATGGCGGGCGGTGCGGGCTCGAGCCTTGGTCGCGGCGGGATGCTGACGAAGATCCTCGCGGCGAAGCGCGCGGCGCACAGCGGCGCGAATACGGTGATCGCGAGCGGCCGGGAGTCCGACGTGCTCGTGCGTCTGGCGGCCGGCGAGGCGATCGGCACGCAACTGATCGCACGTACCGCGCGGATGGCTGCACGCAAGCAGTGGATGGCCGATCACCTGCAGGTGCGCGGCCATGTCGTGATCGATGCGGGTGCGGTCGAGAAACTGACGGCCGGCGGCAAGAGCCTGCTGCCGATCGGCGTGACCGACGTACAGGGCGCGTTCGCGCGCGGCGAAGTCATCGCGTGTGTCGGCCCCGACGGGCGCGAAGTGGCGCGCGGGCTCACGAACTACAGCAGCGCGGAGACGAAACTGATTCACCGCAAGCCGAGCGGCGAGATCGAATCCGTGCTCGGCTACATGCTGGAGCCCGAACTGATCCATCGCGACAACCTGGTGCTGGTGTGACCCGTCCGGTCCGGTGATCGTCGATATGCAAAAGCCCTCGTGACGAGGGCTTTTGCTTTTCGGCTTCGGCCGGCCGGCGCGATCAGCGCAACTGGCTCATCGCGGTGCGGTGAAACCGGATGTTCTCCAGGATCTGCCGGGTCGAGCCTTGCGGCATCTTGTTCGCGCAGAAGTAATCCTGATACAGCGCCGAGTGGTAGGCATTCAGCTCGCCGTTCTCGATGCGCTGCCAATCGTTCTCGACCGTGCGATCCCAGCCGTCGTGGTCCGAATTCAGACCGGCATACTGGCGCCATTCGTAGGTGTCGCAGCGGATGCCTTCGTAGTTCACGTTGCGCGCGCCGGCCGGGCTCGTGACGACGACCGCGTAGCGCACGACGCCGTCGGTGCCGACCGCGAGCGACTTCGCATCGACGAAGAACTTGAGCGGCGTGTTCTGCGATACGTTGAACGGCAGCAGGTCGCTTGCCTGCGGCAGCGGCGGCAGCGAGTCGACCGTGTTTTCCTTCCAGGTACCCTGGCGGTCCAGCAGATACACGAACTCGCTGTCATCCTTGTTGGTCGGCGTCTTCGAATTCGCGCAACCTGCCAGCGCGGCCACCGCGGCAATCGATGCGAGCGCGAGAGCAATCGCTTTCAATATGCATTCCTCGTAAAAAAAGGGCGCGACACCAAGGTCGCGCCCGGTCATGCAGTTCGATTCGTCACTTGCCGACGATCACGCGGGGCGGCATCTCGTCGAGCGTGCTCGCTTCCACTTCGATCTCCGAACAGACTACCGATGTGTCGACAATCGTCAGCGTCTGCTGGGGCTGCGATTCCACGACGCGCGGATAGCGCGACAGACGCGGCCCACGCGGCTTCTCGGCTCGCTGCGCCGGGCGGCGCAGGAAGCGCGACAGTTCCGTCAGCGCCAACTGATAGACATCCCGCTTGAACTCGATCACCGCATCGAGCGGCACCCAGTACTCGTTCCAGCGCCACGCATCGAACTCCGGGTGGTCGGTCGCGCGCAAGCAAATGTCGCAATCGCGTCCAACCATCCGCAGCAGGAACCAGATCTGCTTCTGGCCGCGGTAATGACCGCGTACTTCGCGTTTGATGAACTTGTCAGGCACCTCATAACGCAACCAGTCGCGAGTGCGGCCGATTATCTTGACGTGTTCCGGATGCAGGCCCGTTTCCTCGTGCAGTTCCCGGTACATCGCCTGCATGGGGGTCTCGCCGTACTTGATCCCCCCTTGAGGAAACTGCCAGGAATGCTCGCGGAGCCGCTTGCCCCAAAACACCTCGTTGCGCGCGTTCAAGAGGATGATGCCGACGTTCGGGCGAAAGCCTTCACGATCCAGCATACAACCACCTTCGAATCCTTTAAAATTGCTTTGATTATAAACAGATAACGGGCGCTGCGCACCGTGGCGGAGCGAATCCGCGCGGGGCACACCGACTGAATTGTCCCTGATTAGTCTGCTACGTCATCTGCGCCATCGTCGTCCATTGCCGTCCATTGCCGTTCGCCGCGCGCAGCTTTTTCACCTTGAAACTTTTTCGGGCGCCCCGCCTGGGGGCGCCGTTTTTGGAACCGTCCGCATGAAAGCTTCCCGTTTCTTTATCGGCACCCTGAAAGAAGCACCCGCCGACGCAGAGATCGTCAGCCACAAGCTGATGGTGCGCGCCGGCATGATCCGTCGCGTCGCCGGCGGCATCTATAACTACCTGCCGGTCGGCCTGCGTTCGATTCGCAAGGTCGAGGCGATCGTGCGCGAGGAAATGAACCGGGCGGGCGCCATCGAGCTGCTGATGCCGGCCGTGCAACCAGCCGAACTGTGGCAGGAGTCGGGCCGCTGGGAACAGTACGGCCCCGAGCTGCTGCGCTTCAAGGACCGCAAGGACAACGACTTCGTGATCGGGCCGACGCACGAGGAAGTCATCACCGACATCGCGCGCAACCAGATCAAGAGTTACCGGCAGATGCCGGTGAACTTCTACCAGATCCAGACCAAGTTCCGCGACGAGATCCGTCCGCGCTTCGGCGTGATGCGCGGCCGCGAATTCATCATGAAGGACGCGTACTCGTTCGACAAGGATGCGGCCGGCCTGAACGAGTCGTATCGCAAGATGTACGACGCGTACGTGCGCATCTTCACGCGCCTCGGCCTCGAGTTCCGTGCGGTCGCGGCCGACAGCGGCTCGATCGGCGGCAACTTCTCGCATGAATTCCACGTGATCGCCGACACCGGTGAGGACGCGATCGCGTACTGCCCGACGTCCGAGTTCGCGGCGAACGTCGAAGCGGCCGAAGCGCTGCCGCTGAGCGCCGAACGCGCGGCACCGGCCGAGGCGATGGCGAAGGTCGCGACGCCGGGCAAGGCGAAGTGCGAAGCCGTCGCCGAACTGCTGGCCATCCCGCTCGAGCGCACGATCAAGTCGATCGTGCTCGCGACCGACAACGAAGGCGCCGAGCCGACCATCTGGCTCGTGATGCTGCGCGGCGATCACGACCTGAACGAGATCAAGGTGTCGAAACTGCCGGGCCTGAAGAATCACCGCTTCGCGACCGAGCAGGAAATCGTCGAGTGGTTCGGCACGCCGCCGGGTTATCTCGGCCCGGTCGGCACGAAGAAGCCCGTGAAGGTGATCGCGGATCGCACGGTCGCGAACATGAGCGACTTCGTCGTGGGCGCGAACGAGGTCGACTATCACATCGCCGGCGTGAACTGGGGCCGCGACCTCCCCGAGCCGGACGTCGCCGACGTGCGCAACGTGAAGAAGGGCGACCCGTCGCCGGACGGCAAGGGCGTGATCGACATCTGCCGCGGCATCGAGGTCGGCCACGTGTTCCAGCTCGGCACCAAGTATTCGGAAGCGATGGGCGCAACGTTCCTCGACGAGTCGGGCAAGCCGCAGCCGATGCTGATGGGCTGCTACGGCGTCGGCGTCACGCGTATTCTCGGCGCGGCGATCGAGCAGAACTTCGACGACCGCGGCATCATCTGGCCCGAATCGATCGCGCCGTTCGAAGTCGTGCTGTGCCCGATGGGTTATGACCGCAGCGACATGGTGCGCGAGACCGCCGACAAGCTGTACGCGGAACTGGCCGCGGCCGGCATCGACGTGATCCTCGACGACCGTGGCG includes:
- a CDS encoding polyprenyl synthetase family protein, which produces MSSSTASPTLSAAHLLAPITSDMEQVNRVIRQSLASDVLLINQIAEYIIGAGGKRLRPALLLLVAGALGETSHQRHVLAAVVEFIHTATLLHDDVVDESELRRGRQTANALFGNAASVLVGDYLYSRSFEMMVGVGKMRVMEILSEATTIISEGEVLQLLNMHDADVDETRYMQVIRYKTAKLFEASARLGAVLAGADAPTEAAAAEYGRRIGTAFQIMDDWLDYAGTVEAMGKNAGDDLREGKPTLPLIYLIERGTPEQAALAREAIEQGGTDRFDTIFEAITRSGALDHTLECARQEAQAAAAAIAAFPDSIYKESLLALCAYSTSRQS
- the rplU gene encoding 50S ribosomal protein L21, which encodes MYAVIKTGGKQYKVAVGEKLKVEQIPADIDAEITLDQVLAVGEGESIKFGTPLVSGASVKATVVSHGRHAKVTIFKMRRRKHYQKHGGHRQNYTELRIDAINA
- the rpmA gene encoding 50S ribosomal protein L27 — translated: MAHKKAGGSSRNGRDSESKRLGVKVYGGQAINAGGIIVRQRGTRMHAGENVGMGKDHTLFALVDGHVKFATKGADKKHLVIVVPAAA
- the obgE gene encoding GTPase ObgE — its product is MKFIDEARIEVIAGDGGDGSASMRREKFVPFGGPDGGDGGRGGSVYAIADRNINTLIDYRYAKKHLARNGENGRGSDCYGKGGDDVTLRMPVGTIISDMDTGELIADLTEHDQQVMLAQGGAGGLGNLHFKSSTNRAPRQKTDGKPGERRMLKLELKVLADVGLLGMPNAGKSTFISSVSNARPKIADYPFTTLAPNLGVVRVGPSKSFVIADIPGLIEGAAEGAGLGHQFLRHLQRTGVLLHLVDLAPFDESVDPVAEATAIVGELRKYDEALYEKPRWLVLNKLDMVPEDEREARVADFLERFEWDGPVFEISALTGQGCEALCYAIYDYLSEHSDAHRAAEAEDLAADVRFRDTPARDGQTASDADA
- the proB gene encoding glutamate 5-kinase, producing the protein MRSIIADSKRLVVKVGSSLVTNDGKGLDHAAIGRWAAQIAALRAQGKEVVLVSSGAIAEGMQRLGWSKRPREIDELQAAAAVGQMGLAQVYESRFTEHDIRTAQILLTHADLADRERYLNARSTLLTLLRLGVVPIINENDTVVTDEIKFGDNDTLGALVANLIEGDALIILTDQSGLFTADPRKDPNATLVAEANAGAPELEAMAGGAGSSLGRGGMLTKILAAKRAAHSGANTVIASGRESDVLVRLAAGEAIGTQLIARTARMAARKQWMADHLQVRGHVVIDAGAVEKLTAGGKSLLPIGVTDVQGAFARGEVIACVGPDGREVARGLTNYSSAETKLIHRKPSGEIESVLGYMLEPELIHRDNLVLV
- a CDS encoding CNP1-like family protein, translated to MTGRDLGVAPFFYEECILKAIALALASIAAVAALAGCANSKTPTNKDDSEFVYLLDRQGTWKENTVDSLPPLPQASDLLPFNVSQNTPLKFFVDAKSLAVGTDGVVRYAVVVTSPAGARNVNYEGIRCDTYEWRQYAGLNSDHDGWDRTVENDWQRIENGELNAYHSALYQDYFCANKMPQGSTRQILENIRFHRTAMSQLR
- a CDS encoding RNA pyrophosphohydrolase, with the translated sequence MLDREGFRPNVGIILLNARNEVFWGKRLREHSWQFPQGGIKYGETPMQAMYRELHEETGLHPEHVKIIGRTRDWLRYEVPDKFIKREVRGHYRGQKQIWFLLRMVGRDCDICLRATDHPEFDAWRWNEYWVPLDAVIEFKRDVYQLALTELSRFLRRPAQRAEKPRGPRLSRYPRVVESQPQQTLTIVDTSVVCSEIEVEASTLDEMPPRVIVGK
- a CDS encoding proline--tRNA ligase; translation: MKASRFFIGTLKEAPADAEIVSHKLMVRAGMIRRVAGGIYNYLPVGLRSIRKVEAIVREEMNRAGAIELLMPAVQPAELWQESGRWEQYGPELLRFKDRKDNDFVIGPTHEEVITDIARNQIKSYRQMPVNFYQIQTKFRDEIRPRFGVMRGREFIMKDAYSFDKDAAGLNESYRKMYDAYVRIFTRLGLEFRAVAADSGSIGGNFSHEFHVIADTGEDAIAYCPTSEFAANVEAAEALPLSAERAAPAEAMAKVATPGKAKCEAVAELLAIPLERTIKSIVLATDNEGAEPTIWLVMLRGDHDLNEIKVSKLPGLKNHRFATEQEIVEWFGTPPGYLGPVGTKKPVKVIADRTVANMSDFVVGANEVDYHIAGVNWGRDLPEPDVADVRNVKKGDPSPDGKGVIDICRGIEVGHVFQLGTKYSEAMGATFLDESGKPQPMLMGCYGVGVTRILGAAIEQNFDDRGIIWPESIAPFEVVLCPMGYDRSDMVRETADKLYAELAAAGIDVILDDRGERPGVMFADWELIGVPHRLVIGERGLKEGKIEYQGRRDAEATLLPADAAAATVAEKIRAALAR